A section of the Streptomyces sp. SCL15-4 genome encodes:
- a CDS encoding TOBE domain-containing protein yields the protein MNPSIRNQLPGTVTEVHTGEVMATVRVRPGRRPLPDRRHHPGGLRAAPYTPWCRPPGSPWSARSERTAPPENPGGAVHRRFAQSS from the coding sequence ATGAACCCGAGCATCCGCAACCAGCTGCCCGGCACCGTCACGGAGGTCCACACGGGCGAGGTCATGGCCACCGTGCGGGTCCGGCCCGGACGACGGCCCCTCCCTGACCGCCGCCATCACCCTGGAGGCCTCCGAGCAGCCCCGTACACGCCCTGGTGCAGGCCACCGGGGTCGCCTTGGTCGGCCCGTAGCGAGCGAACGGCCCCGCCCGAAAACCCGGGCGGGGCCGTTCACCGGCGGTTCGCTCAGTCCTCGTAG
- a CDS encoding ABC transporter ATP-binding protein, translating to MTHTDPRHDRPTAPDSTTTSRAPAPADGAPSPHPATGLDARLVVDRPGFRLDVTLTAAPGDVLALLGPNGAGKTTALRALAGLTPLTDGHLRLDGTPLERTPPESRPVGVVFQDYLLFPHLSALDNVAFGPRCQGAGKTEARARAAAWLDRMGLADHAGAKPRRLSGGQAQRVALARALATRPRLLLLDEPLAALDARTRLEVRARLRRHLAEFEAVSVLVTHDPLDAMVLADRLVVVEHGRVVQEGTPAHIARHPRTDYIARLVGLNLYRGQAAGHTVRLDAGPAITTTEELSGPAFVAFPPSAVTLFRDRPAGTSARNLWRCEVAGLETHGDQIRADLTGELPLTADLTTVAAAELDLRPGAPVWATVKATQTHAYPA from the coding sequence ATGACCCACACCGACCCCCGCCACGACAGGCCCACGGCCCCCGACAGCACCACCACCTCCCGCGCACCCGCACCCGCCGACGGCGCTCCCTCCCCGCACCCGGCCACCGGCCTGGACGCCCGCCTCGTGGTCGACCGTCCCGGATTCCGGCTGGACGTCACACTGACGGCGGCCCCCGGAGACGTCCTCGCCCTCCTCGGCCCCAACGGCGCCGGCAAGACCACCGCCCTGCGCGCCCTCGCCGGCCTCACCCCGCTCACGGACGGCCACCTCCGCCTGGACGGCACCCCTCTGGAGCGCACACCCCCCGAGTCCCGCCCGGTCGGCGTCGTCTTCCAGGACTACCTGCTCTTCCCTCACCTGTCCGCCCTGGACAACGTCGCCTTCGGCCCGCGCTGCCAGGGCGCGGGCAAGACCGAGGCCCGGGCCCGGGCGGCGGCCTGGCTGGACCGCATGGGCCTCGCCGACCACGCCGGCGCCAAGCCGCGCCGGCTGTCCGGCGGCCAGGCCCAGCGCGTGGCCCTCGCCCGCGCCCTCGCCACCCGCCCCCGCCTGCTCCTCCTGGACGAGCCGCTGGCGGCCCTGGACGCCCGTACCCGTCTGGAGGTCCGCGCCCGGCTCCGCCGCCACCTGGCCGAGTTCGAGGCGGTCTCGGTCCTGGTCACCCATGACCCGCTGGACGCCATGGTGCTCGCGGACCGCCTGGTGGTCGTGGAGCACGGCCGGGTCGTGCAGGAGGGCACCCCCGCCCACATCGCCCGGCATCCGCGCACCGACTACATCGCCCGGCTCGTCGGCCTCAACCTCTACCGGGGGCAGGCCGCGGGACACACCGTACGGCTCGACGCGGGGCCCGCGATCACGACGACGGAGGAGCTGTCCGGCCCGGCCTTCGTGGCGTTCCCGCCGTCCGCCGTGACCCTGTTCCGGGACCGGCCCGCCGGCACCAGCGCCCGCAACCTGTGGCGCTGCGAGGTCGCCGGCCTGGAGACGCACGGCGACCAGATCCGCGCCGACCTCACCGGAGAGCTGCCGCTCACGGCGGATCTGACGACGGTCGCCGCCGCCGAGCTGGACCTGCGTCCCGGTGCACCGGTCTGGGCAACGGTCAAGGCGACCCAGACCCACGCATACCCGGCCTGA
- the modB gene encoding molybdate ABC transporter permease subunit: MTSLDEPGAATGLRTRPPRRRRTGARGRRAVPLPLLLPGLLALAFLLLPLLALLVRAPWRALPEQLSSTEVWQALQLSLISATAATAVSLVLGVPLAWLLARTDFPGRGLVRALVTLPLVLPPVVGGVALLLALGRNGVVGQWLDAWFGITLPFTTTGVVIAEAFVAMPFLVISVEGTLRAADPRYEEAATTLGASRFTAFRRVTLPLIAPGIAAGAVLAWARALGEFGATITFAGNFPGRTQTMPLSVYLALQNDPEAAIALSLVLLTVSIAVLAALRDRWMTTP; encoded by the coding sequence GTGACCTCGCTCGACGAGCCCGGCGCCGCGACCGGCCTCCGCACGCGCCCGCCGCGGCGCCGCCGCACCGGCGCGCGGGGCCGGCGCGCGGTTCCGTTGCCGCTGCTGCTGCCGGGCCTGCTGGCGCTGGCGTTCCTGCTGCTGCCGCTGCTCGCGCTGCTCGTCCGCGCGCCCTGGCGCGCTCTGCCGGAGCAGCTGAGCAGCACCGAGGTGTGGCAGGCGCTCCAGCTGTCGCTGATCAGCGCGACCGCGGCGACCGCCGTGAGCCTCGTCCTCGGTGTGCCGCTGGCCTGGCTGCTGGCCCGTACGGACTTCCCCGGGCGCGGCCTCGTACGGGCCCTGGTCACCCTGCCGCTCGTGCTGCCGCCGGTCGTCGGCGGTGTGGCGCTGCTGCTGGCCCTGGGACGCAACGGGGTCGTCGGGCAGTGGCTGGACGCGTGGTTCGGGATCACCCTGCCGTTCACCACCACCGGGGTCGTGATCGCGGAGGCGTTCGTGGCGATGCCGTTCCTGGTGATCAGCGTCGAGGGCACGCTGCGCGCCGCCGACCCGCGCTACGAGGAGGCGGCCACCACGCTCGGCGCATCCCGCTTCACCGCGTTCCGCCGGGTCACGCTGCCGCTGATCGCGCCGGGCATCGCGGCCGGCGCGGTGCTGGCCTGGGCCCGGGCGCTCGGCGAGTTCGGCGCGACGATCACGTTCGCCGGCAACTTCCCCGGCCGCACCCAGACCATGCCCCTCTCGGTCTACCTGGCCCTGCAGAACGACCCGGAGGCCGCGATCGCCCTCAGCCTGGTCCTGCTCACCGTCTCCATCGCGGTCCTGGCCGCCCTCAGAGACCGCTGGATGACCACCCCATGA
- the modA gene encoding molybdate ABC transporter substrate-binding protein, translating into MTRSVRRTRRLLRLAGAGAVAVLALGACSSSPDASDTKGSGSSDAPASPKLSGTVTVFAAASLKESFTTLGKEFEQRHPGTEVGFNFGGSDTLAASITSGAPADVFAAASPGTMKTVTDGNEASGTPVTFARNQLEIATLPGNPDKVTSLKDLTRSGLKVVLCDKTVPCGSAARKALDAAGVRLTPVSYEQDVKSALNKVELKEADAAVVYKTDVRAAGGKVEGVEFPESAGAVNDYPIAVLKNAEHAEAAKAFIALVRSAEGQKVLGRAGFLKP; encoded by the coding sequence ATGACCCGTTCCGTGCGCCGGACCCGGCGGCTGCTGCGACTGGCCGGTGCGGGGGCCGTCGCCGTACTGGCTCTCGGCGCCTGCTCCTCCTCGCCGGACGCGTCGGACACGAAGGGGTCCGGCTCCTCGGACGCGCCGGCCTCCCCGAAGCTGTCCGGCACGGTCACCGTGTTCGCCGCCGCTTCCCTGAAGGAGAGCTTCACGACCCTGGGCAAGGAGTTCGAGCAGCGGCACCCGGGCACGGAGGTCGGCTTCAACTTCGGTGGCAGCGACACCCTCGCCGCGAGCATCACCAGCGGCGCTCCGGCCGACGTCTTCGCCGCCGCCAGCCCCGGGACGATGAAGACCGTGACGGACGGGAACGAGGCGTCCGGCACCCCGGTCACGTTCGCGCGCAACCAGCTGGAGATCGCCACCCTGCCCGGCAACCCGGACAAGGTGACCTCCCTGAAGGACCTCACCAGGTCCGGGCTGAAGGTCGTTCTGTGCGACAAGACCGTGCCCTGCGGTTCCGCCGCGCGGAAGGCCCTGGACGCCGCCGGCGTCAGGCTCACCCCGGTCTCCTACGAGCAGGACGTCAAGAGCGCCCTGAACAAGGTGGAGCTGAAGGAGGCGGACGCCGCGGTCGTCTACAAGACCGATGTGAGGGCCGCGGGTGGCAAGGTGGAGGGCGTGGAGTTCCCCGAGTCCGCCGGCGCCGTCAACGACTATCCGATCGCCGTGCTGAAGAACGCGGAGCACGCCGAGGCCGCCAAGGCGTTCATCGCCCTCGTGCGGTCCGCCGAGGGGCAGAAGGTGCTCGGCCGGGCCGGATTCCTCAAGCCGTGA
- a CDS encoding TOBE domain-containing protein, which yields MQSYTIGQAARLLGVSPDTARRWADAGRVATHRDESGRRLVDGRDLAAFSVELAKGDGGEEETSRTSVRNAFPGIVTAIKLGDVAAQVEIQAGPHRLVSLLTREAVEELGLEVGMEATARVKSTNVHIDRA from the coding sequence ATGCAGTCCTACACGATCGGCCAGGCCGCGCGGCTGCTCGGCGTCAGCCCCGATACCGCCCGCCGCTGGGCCGACGCCGGCCGCGTGGCCACCCACCGCGACGAGTCCGGACGGCGGCTCGTCGACGGCAGGGACCTCGCCGCCTTCTCCGTCGAACTCGCCAAGGGCGACGGCGGCGAGGAAGAGACCTCCCGCACCTCCGTCCGCAACGCCTTCCCCGGCATCGTCACCGCGATCAAGCTCGGCGATGTCGCCGCCCAGGTGGAGATCCAGGCGGGCCCGCACCGGCTCGTCTCGCTGCTGACCCGGGAGGCCGTGGAGGAACTGGGCCTGGAGGTCGGCATGGAGGCCACCGCGCGCGTGAAGTCCACGAACGTCCATATCGACCGCGCCTGA
- a CDS encoding amino acid transporter has protein sequence MATTEHPPSTGRLRAWLLEGLSDLAKQHPGPHAEPEPAHQGQRWWRVMCLTGVDYFSTLGYQPGIAALAAGLLSPVATIVLVVVTLAGALPVYRRVAEESPRGEGSIAMLERLLSFWQGKLFVLTLLGFAATDFLITITLSAADASTHLVENPHLTGALHGHQMVITLLLVALLGAVFLKGFLEAIGVAVALVGIYLALNLVVVITGLWHVVTAGHVITDWSGALTTEHGNVFAMIGVALIVFPKLALGLSGFETGVAVMPHVQGDPGDTDERPAGRIRDTKKLLTTAALVMSCFLIATSFITTLLIPEREFEPGGGANGRALAYLAHEYLGSVFGTVYDASTIAILWFAGASAMAGLLNLMPRYLPRYGMAPHWARAVRPMVIVFILVAFLVTWIFDADVDKQGGAYATGVLVLISSAAIAVTIAARKAGQRGWTLGFGAIAAVFLYTTVVNVIERPDGVKIGACFIVGIMLISLLSRLARAFELRVTRVTLDPLAERFVRDMAHRRIRFIANEPGRRDKAEYRDKAEQTKADNDLPEQEDFVFVEVTVTDPSEFEAGLTVRGEVLHGRYRVLTLESASIPNALAALLLHVRDLTGRTPHIYFEWTEGNPFANFLRFFLFGQGEVAPVTREVLREAEPDRERRPRVHTG, from the coding sequence ATGGCCACGACCGAACACCCTCCCAGTACCGGCCGCCTGCGCGCCTGGCTGCTGGAGGGCCTGTCCGACCTGGCCAAGCAGCATCCGGGACCGCACGCCGAGCCGGAGCCCGCGCACCAGGGCCAGCGCTGGTGGCGGGTGATGTGCCTGACCGGCGTCGACTACTTCTCCACCCTCGGCTACCAGCCCGGCATCGCGGCCCTGGCGGCCGGCCTGCTGTCACCGGTGGCGACCATCGTGCTCGTCGTCGTCACCCTGGCCGGCGCCCTGCCGGTCTACCGCCGCGTGGCCGAGGAGAGCCCGCGCGGCGAGGGCTCCATCGCGATGCTGGAGCGGCTGCTCTCCTTCTGGCAGGGCAAGCTCTTCGTCCTCACCCTGCTGGGCTTCGCGGCGACCGACTTCCTGATCACCATCACGCTCTCGGCGGCCGACGCCTCCACCCACCTGGTGGAGAACCCGCACCTCACCGGCGCGCTGCACGGCCACCAGATGGTCATCACGCTGCTCCTGGTGGCCCTGCTCGGCGCGGTGTTCCTCAAGGGCTTCCTGGAGGCGATCGGCGTCGCGGTCGCCCTGGTCGGCATCTATCTCGCGCTCAACCTCGTCGTCGTGATCACCGGCCTGTGGCACGTCGTCACCGCCGGGCATGTGATCACCGACTGGAGCGGCGCCCTGACCACGGAGCACGGCAACGTCTTCGCGATGATCGGCGTCGCCCTGATCGTCTTCCCGAAACTCGCCCTCGGCCTGTCCGGCTTCGAGACCGGCGTCGCCGTCATGCCGCACGTCCAGGGCGACCCGGGCGACACCGACGAGCGGCCGGCCGGCCGGATCCGGGACACCAAGAAGCTGCTGACCACCGCCGCGCTGGTGATGAGCTGCTTCCTGATCGCCACCAGCTTCATCACGACACTGCTCATCCCCGAGCGGGAGTTCGAGCCGGGCGGCGGGGCGAACGGCCGCGCGCTCGCCTACCTCGCGCACGAGTACCTCGGCAGCGTCTTCGGCACGGTGTACGACGCCTCGACCATCGCCATCCTGTGGTTCGCGGGCGCTTCCGCCATGGCCGGCCTGCTCAACCTGATGCCGCGTTATCTGCCCCGCTACGGCATGGCCCCGCACTGGGCGCGGGCGGTGCGCCCGATGGTCATCGTCTTCATCCTGGTCGCCTTCCTGGTGACCTGGATCTTCGACGCCGACGTCGACAAGCAGGGCGGCGCCTACGCCACCGGTGTGCTGGTGCTGATCAGCTCGGCGGCGATCGCGGTGACCATCGCCGCGCGCAAGGCGGGCCAACGCGGCTGGACGCTCGGGTTCGGGGCGATCGCGGCGGTGTTCCTCTACACGACCGTGGTGAACGTCATCGAGCGTCCGGACGGTGTGAAGATCGGTGCCTGCTTCATCGTCGGGATCATGCTGATCTCGCTGCTGTCCCGGCTGGCCCGCGCCTTCGAGCTGCGGGTGACGAGGGTGACGCTGGATCCGCTGGCGGAACGATTCGTCCGGGACATGGCCCACCGGCGCATCCGTTTCATCGCCAACGAGCCGGGCCGGCGGGACAAGGCCGAGTACCGCGACAAGGCCGAGCAGACCAAGGCCGACAACGATCTGCCGGAGCAGGAGGACTTCGTCTTCGTCGAGGTCACGGTCACCGACCCGTCCGAGTTCGAGGCGGGGCTGACCGTACGCGGCGAGGTGCTGCACGGCCGCTACCGGGTGCTGACGCTGGAGTCCGCCTCCATCCCGAACGCCCTCGCCGCGCTGCTGCTGCACGTCCGGGACCTCACGGGCCGCACCCCGCACATCTACTTCGAGTGGACCGAGGGCAATCCGTTCGCCAACTTCCTCCGCTTCTTCCTCTTCGGCCAGGGCGAGGTCGCCCCGGTCACCCGGGAGGTGCTGCGCGAGGCGGAACCGGACCGGGAACGCCGGCCCCGGGTGCACACCGGCTGA
- a CDS encoding DUF5999 family protein, translating to MCQHQPPCPPAESADRESARLVAHHPEQGWSLLCNGVLLFEDTGELLPDGSIIDPHRPLGADQVMTAA from the coding sequence ATGTGCCAGCACCAGCCACCGTGCCCGCCAGCCGAATCCGCCGACCGGGAGTCCGCCCGCCTGGTGGCGCACCACCCGGAGCAGGGGTGGAGCCTGCTGTGCAACGGCGTCCTGCTCTTCGAGGACACCGGTGAGCTGCTGCCCGACGGCAGCATCATCGACCCGCACCGCCCGCTGGGTGCGGATCAGGTGATGACCGCCGCCTGA
- a CDS encoding glutamate--cysteine ligase translates to MGEKVVAGQFDLSDRQRYREKLQKCLTGLERLLREKRFDRPKNLMGVEIELNLAGNDGMPKMLNGQVLERIASRDFQTELAMFNLEVNIAPHRLGGRVFDRLAEELRTSLAYADRKAGEVDAGIVMIGILPTLGRDDLVSSNLSEVDRYTLLNDQIVAARGEDFRLDIDGVEHLVCTSKSIVPEAACTSVQLHLQVTPDRFADVWNAAQVTSAAQIAVGANSPFLFGHELWRESRPPLFLQSTDTRPPELQAQGVRPRTWFGERWISSAHDLFEENLRYFPALLPICDDEEPLEVIEAGGVPRLGELALHNGTVYRWNRPVYGISDGLPHLRVENRVLPAGPTITDVIANAAFYYGLVRALAEEPRPVWTRLPFAAAEANFDAACRYGIDARFVWPRRGRYGGTGEVDAVTLIRDELLPLAAAGLDAWGVEAADRDLYLGVIEERCRRRVNGASWQAATFHRALERGLSREAALAATTRRYADLMHGGEPVHTWPVGLPEPVPLG, encoded by the coding sequence ATGGGGGAGAAGGTCGTGGCGGGGCAGTTCGACCTGTCCGATCGCCAGCGCTACCGCGAAAAGCTCCAGAAGTGTCTGACGGGGCTGGAGCGGTTGTTGCGGGAGAAGCGATTCGACCGCCCGAAGAATCTCATGGGAGTCGAGATCGAGTTGAATCTCGCCGGCAACGACGGCATGCCGAAAATGTTGAACGGGCAGGTGCTGGAACGTATCGCCAGCCGTGATTTCCAAACAGAACTCGCCATGTTCAACCTGGAAGTGAACATAGCGCCCCACCGGCTGGGCGGCCGGGTATTCGACCGGCTCGCCGAGGAGCTGCGCACCTCGCTCGCCTACGCCGACCGCAAGGCCGGCGAGGTGGACGCGGGCATCGTGATGATCGGCATCCTGCCCACCCTCGGCCGGGACGACCTGGTCTCCTCGAACCTTTCCGAGGTCGACCGCTACACCCTTCTCAACGACCAGATCGTCGCCGCGCGCGGCGAGGACTTCCGGCTCGACATCGACGGCGTGGAGCACCTCGTCTGCACGTCCAAGTCGATCGTGCCGGAGGCCGCGTGCACCTCGGTGCAACTGCACCTCCAGGTCACCCCGGACCGGTTCGCGGACGTGTGGAACGCGGCCCAGGTGACCAGCGCGGCGCAGATCGCCGTGGGCGCCAACTCGCCGTTCCTCTTCGGGCACGAGCTGTGGCGCGAGTCCCGGCCCCCGCTGTTCCTGCAGTCCACCGACACCCGGCCGCCCGAGCTCCAGGCACAGGGCGTACGGCCGCGCACCTGGTTCGGCGAGCGGTGGATCTCCTCCGCCCACGACCTGTTCGAGGAGAACCTGCGCTACTTCCCGGCGCTGCTGCCGATCTGCGACGACGAGGAACCGCTCGAGGTCATCGAGGCCGGCGGAGTGCCCCGGCTCGGCGAACTCGCGCTGCACAACGGCACGGTCTACCGCTGGAACCGACCGGTGTACGGCATATCGGACGGCCTTCCGCACCTGCGCGTGGAGAACCGCGTGCTGCCCGCCGGGCCGACCATCACCGACGTCATCGCCAACGCGGCCTTCTACTACGGCCTCGTCCGCGCGCTCGCCGAGGAGCCCCGGCCGGTGTGGACACGGCTGCCGTTCGCCGCGGCCGAGGCCAACTTCGACGCGGCGTGCCGGTACGGCATCGACGCGCGCTTCGTCTGGCCCCGGCGGGGACGCTACGGCGGCACGGGCGAGGTCGACGCGGTCACGCTGATCCGCGACGAACTGCTGCCGCTGGCCGCGGCCGGGCTGGACGCGTGGGGCGTGGAGGCCGCCGACCGGGACCTCTACCTGGGCGTGATCGAGGAACGCTGCCGGCGCCGGGTCAACGGGGCGTCCTGGCAGGCGGCCACCTTCCACCGGGCCCTGGAACGGGGCCTGTCCCGGGAGGCGGCCCTGGCGGCGACGACGCGCCGGTACGCCGATCTGATGCACGGGGGAGAGCCGGTGCACACCTGGCCGGTGGGCCTGCCGGAGCCGGTACCGCTGGGCTGA
- a CDS encoding CPBP family intramembrane glutamic endopeptidase has translation MSRLEAGVRVEADAVAGSPAEARVPRRTLRDETLLVLALSLGASGVSALISFIGSVTKPGGLKDQAATLNASAAPGRPWLDLAWQLFGIASALVPVALVAHLLLREGTSLRVLGFDRTRPWPDLARGAGVAAVIGSTGIAFYLAARGLGFNLTVVPEALPDVWWKYPVLILSAVQNAVLEEVVVVGYLLRRLGQLGWSPAAALLAGAVLRGSYHLYQGIGGFLGNMVMGVVFVWLYRRWGRVGPLVVAHSLLDIGAFVGYALLAGKVGWLPTA, from the coding sequence ATGAGCCGGCTGGAGGCGGGAGTGCGGGTGGAGGCTGACGCGGTGGCCGGTTCGCCGGCGGAGGCGCGCGTCCCGCGGCGGACGCTGCGGGACGAGACGCTGCTCGTGCTGGCGCTCTCCCTCGGGGCGAGCGGAGTGTCCGCGCTGATCAGTTTCATCGGCTCGGTCACCAAGCCCGGCGGCCTCAAGGACCAGGCGGCCACCCTCAACGCCTCCGCCGCCCCGGGCCGCCCCTGGCTGGACCTGGCCTGGCAGCTCTTCGGCATCGCCAGCGCGCTGGTGCCCGTGGCCCTCGTCGCCCACCTGCTGCTGCGCGAGGGCACGAGCCTGCGCGTCCTCGGCTTCGACCGCACCCGTCCCTGGCCCGACCTGGCCCGCGGCGCCGGGGTCGCGGCCGTGATCGGCAGCACCGGCATCGCCTTCTACCTGGCCGCCCGCGGCCTCGGCTTCAACCTCACCGTCGTCCCCGAGGCCCTGCCGGACGTGTGGTGGAAGTACCCGGTGCTGATCCTGTCGGCGGTGCAGAACGCGGTCCTCGAAGAGGTCGTCGTCGTCGGTTATCTGCTGCGCAGGCTGGGTCAGCTGGGCTGGTCCCCGGCCGCCGCCCTGCTGGCCGGGGCGGTGCTGCGCGGCTCGTACCACCTCTACCAGGGCATCGGCGGCTTCCTCGGCAACATGGTCATGGGCGTGGTGTTCGTCTGGCTGTACCGCCGCTGGGGACGGGTCGGCCCGCTGGTCGTCGCGCACTCCCTGCTCGACATCGGGGCGTTCGTCGGCTACGCCCTCCTCGCGGGCAAGGTGGGCTGGCTGCCGACGGCCTGA
- a CDS encoding PhzF family phenazine biosynthesis protein, which produces MRIRIVDAFTDRPFTGNPAGVLLLDDVFPDDDWLQNVAMEVNHAETAFAHPLPEGGEADWALRWFTPVTEVNMCGHATLATAHVLHTTGAHEGPVRFATRSGVLIGTPAADGSITLDFPTAPLTPAELPAGVAEALGAQPLAAFDTGPNTGDLLVELADEKTVLGLSPDHKALGAYSSRGIIATARAEDPARGYDYVSRGFFPNVGIDEDPVTGSAHTALAPYWSPRLGRDDLTGLQASRRTGLVRTGLRGARTLLTGRAVTVIEGELHA; this is translated from the coding sequence ATGCGTATTCGAATCGTGGACGCCTTCACCGACCGTCCGTTCACCGGCAACCCGGCCGGAGTCCTGCTCCTGGACGACGTCTTCCCGGACGACGACTGGCTCCAGAACGTCGCCATGGAGGTGAACCACGCGGAGACGGCGTTCGCGCACCCGCTGCCCGAGGGCGGTGAGGCGGACTGGGCGCTGCGCTGGTTCACGCCCGTCACCGAGGTCAACATGTGCGGCCACGCCACCCTCGCCACGGCCCACGTCCTGCACACCACCGGCGCCCACGAGGGACCGGTGCGGTTCGCGACCCGCAGCGGCGTGCTGATCGGCACGCCCGCCGCGGACGGCTCGATCACCCTCGACTTCCCGACCGCACCGCTCACCCCGGCCGAGCTGCCGGCCGGGGTCGCCGAGGCGCTCGGCGCGCAGCCGCTCGCCGCCTTCGACACCGGCCCGAACACCGGCGACCTGCTGGTGGAGCTGGCCGACGAGAAGACCGTCCTCGGGCTGTCACCGGACCACAAGGCGCTCGGTGCCTACTCCTCGCGCGGCATAATCGCCACGGCCCGCGCCGAGGACCCCGCCCGCGGCTACGACTACGTCTCCCGCGGCTTCTTCCCGAACGTCGGCATCGACGAGGACCCGGTGACCGGCAGCGCCCACACCGCGCTCGCCCCGTACTGGTCCCCCCGGCTGGGCCGCGACGACCTCACCGGGCTCCAGGCCTCCCGCCGCACGGGCCTGGTCCGTACCGGCCTGCGCGGCGCGCGCACGCTGCTCACCGGCCGCGCGGTGACGGTCATCGAAGGCGAACTGCACGCCTGA
- a CDS encoding Clp protease N-terminal domain-containing protein: protein MQPRTAHRTDAGPAARHQDGAAGLGAELAAVVAGARRRAVRDRDRHTDTAHLLHALLEHDPEARAAVGEPRRLARLLGYLVQRSIGYGLRWQAGVEDSGAIPLATAPADRPGRPAAGAGGRDADRWSPAAAAALAEARARARRRGAPRVAGTDLLAALAADPRSRAVEVLERAGIAASELVARIESAAQACADDDRQECLRSAPSTS, encoded by the coding sequence GTGCAACCCCGTACAGCCCACCGGACCGACGCCGGCCCGGCGGCCCGGCACCAGGACGGCGCTGCCGGGCTCGGTGCCGAGCTGGCAGCGGTGGTCGCCGGTGCCCGCCGCAGGGCCGTCCGGGACCGGGACCGGCACACCGACACCGCCCATCTGCTCCACGCCCTGCTGGAACACGACCCCGAGGCCCGCGCCGCCGTGGGCGAACCGCGGCGCCTGGCCCGGCTCCTCGGCTACCTCGTGCAGCGCAGCATCGGCTACGGCCTGCGCTGGCAGGCCGGCGTGGAGGACTCCGGCGCGATCCCCCTCGCCACCGCCCCGGCCGACCGTCCCGGACGGCCGGCCGCAGGCGCCGGGGGCAGGGACGCCGACCGCTGGTCGCCCGCCGCTGCCGCCGCGCTCGCCGAGGCCCGTGCCCGCGCCCGGCGCCGGGGCGCGCCCCGCGTCGCCGGCACCGACCTGCTCGCCGCGCTCGCCGCCGACCCCCGCTCCCGGGCCGTGGAGGTCCTCGAACGCGCCGGCATCGCGGCCTCCGAACTCGTCGCGCGGATCGAGTCCGCCGCACAGGCATGCGCCGACGACGACCGGCAGGAGTGCCTGCGCTCCGCACCGTCCACCAGCTGA
- a CDS encoding EamA family transporter gives MPVHTSVTSQDSPGKGAGLGLALASALAFGGSGVAAKPLIEAGLDPLHVVWLRVAGAAVVMLPLAVRHRALPRRRPALLAGFGLLAVAGVQACYFAALSRIPVGVALLIEYLAPALVLGWVRFVQRRPVTRAAALGVVLAAGGLACVVEVWSGLGFDALGLLLALGAACCQVGYFVLADQGGDAGQAAPDPLGVIAYGLLVGAAVLTVVARPWHLDWSVLAGSADLNGTAVPAVALLAWIVLVATVIAYVTGVLSVRRLSPQVAGVVACLEAVIATVLAWVLLGEHLSAPQVAGGAIVLAGAFIAQSATPGEDTARPAAADSAERELSARGTAA, from the coding sequence GTGCCGGTGCATACGTCTGTGACCAGTCAGGACAGTCCCGGCAAGGGAGCCGGGCTCGGCCTCGCACTCGCCTCCGCGCTGGCCTTCGGCGGGTCCGGCGTGGCCGCCAAGCCGCTGATCGAGGCGGGTCTCGACCCGCTGCACGTGGTGTGGCTGCGGGTGGCGGGCGCCGCCGTGGTGATGCTGCCGCTCGCCGTGCGGCACCGCGCCCTGCCGCGCCGCCGGCCCGCGCTGCTCGCCGGGTTCGGCCTGCTCGCCGTGGCCGGGGTCCAGGCCTGCTATTTCGCCGCGCTCTCCCGGATCCCGGTCGGCGTCGCCCTGCTCATCGAGTACCTGGCGCCCGCACTGGTGCTGGGCTGGGTGCGGTTCGTGCAGCGGCGGCCCGTCACCCGTGCCGCCGCGCTCGGCGTGGTCCTCGCGGCCGGCGGCCTCGCCTGCGTGGTGGAGGTGTGGTCCGGGCTGGGCTTCGACGCGCTGGGCCTGCTGCTCGCCCTCGGCGCCGCGTGCTGCCAGGTCGGCTACTTCGTCCTCGCCGACCAGGGCGGCGACGCCGGACAGGCGGCGCCCGATCCGCTCGGCGTCATCGCCTACGGCCTGCTCGTCGGCGCCGCCGTACTGACCGTGGTGGCCCGCCCCTGGCACCTGGACTGGTCGGTGCTGGCCGGCTCCGCCGACCTGAACGGCACCGCCGTACCGGCCGTCGCCCTGCTCGCCTGGATCGTGCTCGTCGCCACGGTGATCGCCTACGTCACCGGAGTGCTGTCGGTGCGCCGGCTGTCGCCGCAGGTCGCCGGGGTCGTCGCCTGCCTGGAGGCGGTCATCGCGACCGTACTGGCCTGGGTGCTGCTCGGCGAGCACCTCTCCGCGCCGCAGGTCGCGGGCGGCGCGATCGTCCTGGCCGGCGCCTTCATCGCCCAGTCCGCCACCCCCGGCGAGGACACCGCGCGGCCGGCCGCCGCCGACAGCGCGGAAAGGGAGTTGTCCGCCCGGGGCACCGCCGCCTAG